One window from the genome of Bradyrhizobium xenonodulans encodes:
- a CDS encoding RidA family protein, which yields MSIQRFETGPRMSQAVVHGNTVYLAGVVANNAAGESVTKQTQDILKTIDGHLAKAGTDKSKLLSATIYITDMKTFSEMNAVWDAWVSPGNTPARATVEAKLAAAQYTVEIMVTAAK from the coding sequence ATGAGCATTCAGCGTTTCGAAACCGGTCCGCGCATGAGCCAGGCCGTCGTGCACGGCAACACCGTCTATCTCGCCGGCGTCGTCGCCAACAACGCGGCCGGCGAAAGCGTGACGAAGCAGACCCAGGACATCCTGAAGACCATCGACGGCCATCTCGCCAAGGCCGGCACCGACAAGTCGAAACTGCTGTCCGCCACGATCTACATCACCGACATGAAGACCTTCAGCGAGATGAACGCGGTGTGGGATGCCTGGGTCTCGCCCGGCAATACCCCGGCCCGCGCCACCGTCGAAGCCAAGCTGGCGGCTGCTCAGTACACCGTCGAGATCATGGTCACCGCAGCGAAGTAA
- a CDS encoding nuclear transport factor 2 family protein, protein MTDHTAIALCYIDLWNERTTSRRRELLSETWTADASYVDPLMKGDGQDGIDALIAGVQQRFPDFKFKLIGEPNGYGDHVRFSWGLGPEGVDSPIKGTDFAVLKDGRIRSITGFLDQVPAGA, encoded by the coding sequence ATGACCGACCACACCGCCATCGCCCTCTGCTATATCGATCTCTGGAACGAGCGCACGACCAGCCGCCGGCGCGAACTGCTCAGCGAGACCTGGACCGCGGATGCAAGCTATGTCGATCCCCTGATGAAGGGCGACGGCCAGGACGGCATCGACGCGCTAATCGCCGGTGTGCAGCAGCGCTTTCCCGATTTCAAGTTCAAGCTGATCGGCGAGCCCAATGGCTACGGCGACCATGTCCGCTTTTCGTGGGGACTGGGACCGGAGGGCGTCGACAGCCCGATCAAGGGCACAGATTTCGCTGTGCTGAAGGACGGGCGGATCAGGAGCATCACGGGCTTCCTGGACCAGGTGCCAGCGGGCGCGTGA
- a CDS encoding amidohydrolase family protein has product MIIDAHQHFWDPARADYPWMNAPELAPIRRSFGPADLAPLLKENGIDASIVVQCRSALDETEEFLRIAHATPSVIGVVGWVDLTDGALGDTLDRLRAVPGGNKLVGIRHQVHDEADPDWLLREDVQRGLTAVFAHDLAYDFLVRSRELPAAITTAQAFPQARFVLDHAAKPPIAGGGSTEWSDRIAALGACGNVWCKISGLATEAVWNDWDAERLLPFVQHAARCFGEDRLIYGSDWPVCLLAGSYGEIKDALEACLAKIGPQVRDKAFGVNARVAYRLA; this is encoded by the coding sequence ATGATTATCGACGCCCACCAGCATTTCTGGGACCCCGCGCGCGCCGACTATCCCTGGATGAACGCGCCCGAGCTGGCTCCGATCCGCCGATCCTTCGGGCCCGCCGACCTCGCGCCGCTCCTGAAAGAAAACGGCATCGACGCGAGCATCGTGGTGCAGTGCCGCTCCGCGCTTGATGAGACCGAGGAATTCTTGCGGATCGCGCATGCGACGCCCTCAGTCATCGGCGTCGTCGGCTGGGTCGATCTGACGGACGGTGCGCTTGGCGACACGCTCGACCGGCTGCGTGCCGTGCCCGGCGGCAACAAGTTGGTCGGCATCCGCCATCAGGTCCACGACGAGGCCGATCCCGATTGGCTGCTCCGCGAGGACGTCCAGCGCGGCCTCACCGCGGTGTTTGCGCACGATCTCGCCTACGATTTCCTCGTCCGCAGCCGCGAGTTGCCCGCCGCGATCACAACCGCGCAGGCCTTCCCGCAAGCGCGCTTCGTGCTTGACCACGCCGCCAAGCCGCCGATTGCCGGAGGCGGCAGCACCGAGTGGTCCGACCGCATCGCCGCGCTCGGAGCCTGCGGCAATGTCTGGTGCAAAATCTCGGGGCTCGCGACGGAGGCGGTGTGGAATGATTGGGACGCGGAGCGGCTGCTTCCGTTCGTTCAGCATGCCGCGAGATGCTTTGGTGAAGACCGCCTAATCTACGGCTCCGACTGGCCGGTGTGTCTGCTTGCGGGGAGCTATGGCGAGATCAAGGATGCGCTGGAGGCGTGTCTGGCGAAGATCGGGCCGCAGGTGCGCGACAAAGCGTTTGGGGTGAATGCGAGGGTGGCGTACCGGTTGGCTTGA
- a CDS encoding aldo/keto reductase codes for MKRSRLGSLDVTSLGLGSAPLGGLFSPVSDADAEATIARAWSLGVRFFDTAPLYGFGLAERRLGAFLRQQPRDSYAISTKVGRLLRAGDGAAVEDEHYKGTPRERPVFDFSYDGVMRSVGESLTRLGLDRIDVLLVHDPDDHYDEAVTGAFRALQRLRADGTVKAIGAGMNQSQMPVRFAEAVPVDCFLLAGRYTLLDQAALDALFPVCAEKNIGILLGGIYNSGILANPHTSAKFNYQDADAALVERALALDALCRKHGTELKAAALQFCMAHPAVTVAVMGARNAAEVADNIAMSEQAVPLAFWQELRTKNLVDARAPLPGGV; via the coding sequence ATGAAACGCTCGCGGCTCGGCTCTCTCGACGTCACCTCGCTTGGCCTCGGTTCCGCTCCGCTCGGTGGATTGTTCAGTCCCGTCAGCGATGCCGATGCGGAGGCGACGATCGCGCGCGCCTGGTCGCTCGGCGTGCGTTTCTTCGATACAGCGCCGCTCTACGGCTTCGGTCTCGCCGAGCGTCGGCTCGGCGCATTTCTGCGGCAACAGCCGCGCGACTCCTATGCCATCTCGACCAAGGTCGGACGCCTGCTGCGCGCGGGCGATGGCGCTGCCGTCGAGGACGAGCACTACAAGGGCACGCCGCGCGAGCGGCCGGTGTTCGATTTCTCCTATGACGGCGTGATGCGCTCGGTCGGGGAGAGCCTGACCAGGCTCGGGCTCGACCGCATCGATGTCCTGCTCGTGCACGATCCCGACGATCACTATGACGAGGCCGTCACGGGTGCCTTCCGCGCGCTCCAGCGGCTGCGCGCAGACGGCACGGTCAAGGCGATCGGCGCCGGCATGAACCAGTCGCAGATGCCGGTCCGGTTTGCAGAGGCCGTGCCGGTCGACTGCTTCCTGCTTGCGGGGCGCTACACGCTGCTCGACCAGGCCGCGCTGGACGCGTTGTTTCCGGTCTGTGCCGAGAAGAACATCGGCATCCTGCTCGGCGGCATCTACAACAGCGGCATTTTGGCCAATCCGCACACGAGCGCGAAGTTCAACTATCAGGACGCCGATGCGGCACTGGTCGAACGTGCGCTCGCGCTCGACGCGCTCTGCCGCAAGCACGGCACCGAGCTGAAAGCCGCAGCGCTCCAGTTCTGCATGGCGCATCCGGCGGTGACGGTCGCCGTGATGGGCGCGCGCAACGCCGCGGAGGTTGCGGACAACATCGCGATGTCGGAGCAGGCAGTGCCGCTGGCCTTCTGGCAGGAGCTGCGCACGAAAAACCTCGTCGATGCCCGCGCACCGCTGCCGGGCGGAGTGTGA
- a CDS encoding sugar-binding protein codes for MRKLLLAGIAVALMATPTLAANYRFVIVPKAMNNPFFDFARDGCLKRAKELGNIECIYKGPVEHEPATQAQIIQDFVTQKVDGLAISVADVAAMTKSIEAASAAGIPVITFDADAPGSKRIAYIGTNNKEFGVALGKQLAKMRPDGGKYAMVSGGPGAKNLAERVDGVREALKGSKWTEVAGSPTFCNDDPALAIQQMTDMRTATPDLAAIVPIGGWPMFAPEGFRAFASRNKKDIDSGKFTLVVADTLKMQLELLRDGYANALVGQRPFEMGEKAMDTLLAIKKGEKVPEIVYTGLDLVTKENVAQMLK; via the coding sequence ATGAGGAAACTTCTTCTTGCAGGCATCGCCGTCGCGCTGATGGCAACGCCAACGTTGGCCGCGAACTATCGCTTCGTGATCGTGCCCAAGGCGATGAACAATCCGTTCTTCGACTTCGCACGCGACGGTTGCCTGAAGCGGGCCAAGGAGCTCGGCAACATCGAATGCATCTACAAGGGACCGGTGGAGCACGAGCCGGCGACGCAGGCCCAGATCATCCAGGACTTCGTCACCCAGAAGGTCGACGGCCTCGCCATCTCGGTCGCCGACGTCGCGGCCATGACCAAGTCGATCGAGGCGGCGAGCGCGGCCGGCATTCCCGTCATCACCTTCGATGCCGATGCACCCGGCTCCAAGCGCATCGCCTATATCGGCACCAACAACAAGGAGTTCGGTGTCGCGCTCGGCAAGCAGCTCGCGAAGATGCGGCCTGACGGCGGCAAATACGCCATGGTCTCGGGCGGTCCCGGCGCCAAGAACCTCGCCGAGCGCGTCGATGGCGTCCGCGAGGCGCTGAAGGGCTCGAAATGGACCGAGGTCGCGGGCTCGCCGACCTTCTGCAACGACGATCCGGCGCTCGCGATCCAGCAGATGACGGATATGCGTACCGCGACGCCCGATCTCGCCGCCATCGTTCCGATCGGTGGCTGGCCGATGTTCGCCCCTGAAGGCTTCAGGGCCTTCGCCTCCAGGAACAAGAAGGACATCGATTCCGGCAAGTTCACGCTTGTCGTCGCCGATACGCTGAAGATGCAGCTCGAGCTGTTGCGCGACGGCTATGCCAACGCGCTGGTCGGCCAGCGTCCGTTCGAGATGGGCGAGAAGGCGATGGATACCCTGCTCGCCATCAAGAAGGGCGAGAAGGTGCCGGAGATCGTCTACACCGGCCTCGATCTCGTCACCAAGGAGAACGTCGCACAGATGTTGAAGTAG
- a CDS encoding ABC transporter permease has protein sequence MAMPMESPISFTNVGRIRWWQRGIFASQTGYVLLALAVLLVIMHFASPYFFTEGNMQNVAKNFSFIAIATLGVTFVIITGGIDLSVGSMMCFAAMITSMVMTELSAPGSPAGSLFVHMAADGKTVVANVPGLILLVSILAGLGVALIAGLVNGFCIAVLGLSPFVTTLGMLSIVRGLGYVVSNGRGSFPGGPDADYFYALTSGDVLGVPVPFIYLVVLALAMAVVLHHSAFGRHVFALGGNEKAAELTGIPVVRVKIEVYVICALAAGLQGIIISGWLGSAPANMATSYELNVIAAAVIGGANLAGGIGGPLGAIVGCVLLEVIRNGLVLAQVSSYWQQTLVGVIIILAVLVDRIRSRMT, from the coding sequence ATGGCCATGCCCATGGAATCCCCGATCAGCTTCACCAATGTCGGCCGTATCAGATGGTGGCAGCGCGGTATCTTCGCCTCCCAGACCGGCTATGTGCTGCTCGCACTCGCTGTGCTGCTGGTGATCATGCATTTCGCCAGCCCGTATTTCTTCACAGAAGGCAACATGCAGAACGTGGCGAAGAACTTCTCCTTCATCGCCATTGCGACGCTCGGCGTGACTTTCGTGATCATCACCGGCGGCATCGACCTGTCGGTCGGCTCGATGATGTGCTTCGCTGCCATGATCACCTCGATGGTGATGACCGAGCTGTCGGCGCCCGGCTCGCCGGCAGGCTCGCTGTTCGTGCATATGGCGGCCGACGGCAAGACTGTCGTTGCCAACGTGCCCGGGCTGATCTTGCTGGTCTCGATCCTCGCCGGGCTCGGCGTCGCGCTGATCGCCGGCCTCGTCAACGGCTTCTGCATCGCCGTGCTCGGCCTGTCGCCCTTCGTCACCACGCTCGGCATGCTCTCGATCGTGCGCGGGCTCGGCTATGTCGTCTCCAACGGCCGCGGCAGTTTTCCGGGCGGGCCGGACGCCGACTATTTCTATGCCCTCACTTCGGGCGACGTGCTCGGCGTGCCGGTGCCGTTCATCTATCTCGTGGTGCTCGCGCTGGCGATGGCCGTGGTGCTGCACCACAGCGCGTTCGGCCGTCACGTCTTCGCACTCGGCGGCAACGAGAAGGCGGCTGAGCTGACGGGCATTCCGGTGGTGCGGGTGAAGATCGAGGTCTACGTGATCTGTGCGCTCGCAGCCGGCCTCCAGGGCATCATCATCTCCGGCTGGCTCGGTTCGGCGCCGGCCAACATGGCGACGTCCTACGAGCTCAACGTGATCGCGGCGGCCGTCATCGGCGGCGCCAATCTGGCCGGCGGCATTGGCGGTCCGCTCGGGGCCATCGTCGGCTGCGTGCTGCTGGAGGTGATCCGCAACGGTCTCGTGCTGGCGCAGGTGAGCTCCTACTGGCAGCAGACGCTGGTGGGCGTGATCATCATCCTGGCCGTGCTGGTGGATCGGATCCGCTCGCGGATGACTTGA
- a CDS encoding ATP-binding cassette domain-containing protein, with product MTKADATPVLELTGIGKEFGAIRALHDVDMQVLPGEVVGLMGDNGAGKSTLVKIIAGNFRPTHGEIRFAGSAVHFNRPVDARGVGIEVVYQDLALADNLTAAANVFLGRELKRKFGPLALLDHKAMAARALELFGELRSETRPDDLVKQMSGGQRQAVAIARTRLSNARLVMMDEPTAAISVRQVEQVLGLIHRLKEQGVAVMLISHRMPDVFAVCDRVIVMRRGEKRADKPIHQTSPEEVTALITGAKEAA from the coding sequence ATGACAAAAGCTGATGCGACTCCGGTGCTCGAACTGACCGGAATCGGCAAGGAGTTCGGCGCGATCCGCGCACTGCATGACGTCGACATGCAGGTCCTGCCGGGCGAGGTGGTCGGCCTGATGGGCGACAACGGCGCCGGCAAGTCGACGCTGGTCAAGATCATCGCCGGCAATTTCCGCCCGACCCATGGCGAGATTCGCTTTGCCGGCAGCGCGGTCCATTTCAACCGCCCGGTCGATGCCCGTGGGGTCGGCATCGAGGTCGTCTATCAGGACCTCGCGCTTGCCGACAATCTGACGGCGGCGGCCAACGTCTTCCTCGGCCGCGAGCTGAAGCGCAAATTCGGGCCGCTTGCGCTGCTCGACCACAAGGCGATGGCGGCGCGCGCGCTGGAGCTGTTCGGCGAGCTGCGCTCGGAGACGCGGCCCGATGACCTCGTCAAGCAGATGTCCGGCGGCCAGCGCCAGGCGGTGGCGATCGCGCGGACCCGGCTCTCCAACGCGCGGCTGGTGATGATGGACGAGCCGACCGCGGCAATCTCGGTGCGCCAGGTCGAGCAGGTGCTCGGCCTGATCCACCGGCTGAAGGAGCAGGGCGTCGCCGTGATGCTGATCTCGCACCGCATGCCCGACGTGTTCGCGGTGTGCGACCGCGTCATCGTCATGCGTCGCGGCGAGAAGCGGGCCGACAAGCCGATTCACCAGACGTCCCCCGAGGAAGTCACCGCCCTCATCACCGGCGCGAAGGAGGCGGCGTGA
- the xylA gene encoding xylose isomerase: protein MNASAKFFDASTPVAFAGKDAGNTPAFRWYDKDRMVHGRRLEDHLRFAVCYWHSFCWPGGDPFGGETFLRPWHHGTDAMAMARAKADVAFELFRLLDVPFFTFHDVDAAPEGSSLSESVANLNAIADLFEAKMASAKVRLLWGTANLFTHRRYMAGAATNPDPEIFTYAAGQVRAALEVTHRLGGQNYVLWGGREGYETLLNTDLRRELDQLGRFVSLVVEHKHKIGFKGPILIEPKPKEPTKHQYDFDVATCYGFLERYDLLKDVKLNIEQNHAILAGHSFHHEVALAEALGVFGSLDVNRGDDLLGWDTDQFAMNVPELALVFHEILNRGGFTSGGLNFDAKIRRQSIDPDDLIHAHVGSMDACARALLAAADMLDAGALTAPLAQRYEGWAGAEGRAILGGQRTLADLADRALKPGFDPQPRSGRQEYLESLVNRYV, encoded by the coding sequence GTGAATGCGTCAGCCAAATTCTTCGATGCAAGCACGCCTGTTGCCTTTGCCGGCAAGGATGCGGGAAACACGCCTGCCTTCCGCTGGTACGACAAGGATCGCATGGTCCATGGCCGGAGGCTCGAGGATCACCTGCGCTTCGCAGTCTGCTACTGGCATTCGTTCTGCTGGCCGGGCGGCGATCCCTTCGGCGGTGAGACGTTTTTGCGGCCCTGGCATCACGGCACGGATGCGATGGCAATGGCGCGGGCCAAGGCCGATGTCGCCTTCGAGCTGTTCCGCCTGCTCGACGTGCCGTTCTTCACCTTCCACGACGTCGACGCGGCGCCGGAAGGCAGCTCGCTCAGCGAGTCCGTCGCCAATCTCAACGCGATCGCTGATCTCTTCGAAGCGAAGATGGCTTCCGCCAAGGTCCGCCTGCTCTGGGGCACCGCCAATCTTTTCACGCATCGCCGCTACATGGCGGGCGCGGCGACCAATCCGGACCCCGAGATATTCACCTACGCCGCCGGCCAGGTGCGCGCCGCGCTGGAGGTGACCCACCGGCTCGGCGGCCAGAACTATGTGCTGTGGGGCGGGCGCGAGGGCTATGAGACGCTGCTCAACACCGATCTGAGGCGCGAGCTCGACCAGCTCGGCCGCTTCGTCTCGTTGGTCGTCGAGCACAAGCACAAGATAGGCTTCAAGGGACCGATCCTGATCGAGCCGAAGCCGAAGGAGCCGACCAAGCATCAATATGATTTCGACGTCGCCACCTGCTACGGCTTCCTCGAACGCTACGACCTGCTCAAGGATGTCAAGCTCAACATCGAGCAGAACCACGCCATCCTCGCGGGCCACTCCTTCCACCACGAGGTCGCGCTCGCCGAGGCGCTCGGCGTGTTCGGCTCGCTCGACGTCAATCGCGGCGACGACCTGCTCGGCTGGGATACCGACCAGTTCGCGATGAACGTGCCGGAGCTCGCTCTGGTGTTCCACGAGATCCTGAACCGCGGCGGCTTCACCTCCGGCGGGCTGAATTTCGACGCCAAGATCCGCCGGCAGTCGATCGACCCCGACGATCTGATCCACGCCCATGTCGGCTCGATGGATGCCTGCGCGCGCGCGCTTCTTGCTGCGGCGGACATGCTCGATGCCGGCGCGCTCACCGCGCCGCTTGCGCAGCGCTACGAAGGATGGGCCGGCGCCGAGGGTCGCGCCATTCTCGGCGGCCAGCGCACGCTCGCCGATCTCGCCGACCGCGCGCTTAAGCCCGGCTTCGATCCGCAGCCGCGCTCGGGCCGGCAGGAATATCTGGAATCACTCGTCAACCGCTACGTCTGA
- the xylB gene encoding xylulokinase translates to MDLGLDIGTSGVKAVLVNEAGAILATATRELALSHPVPLWSEQDPDAWVDAAIGAVDDLAARHPREVARVASIGLSGQMHGATLLDEDGRPLRPAILWNDGRSHAECTMLEQRCPSLHTIAGNLAMPGFTAPKLLWVARHEPKIFARVAKVLLPKAYVRYRLTGEMVEDMSDAAGTLWLDVGLRRWSALLLHATGLDLHHMPRLVEGSEVSAMLAPDYARRWGMAGDVVVAGGAGDNAASAIGLGAIAPGDAFLSLGTSGVLFRVTDRFAPAPASAVHAFCHALPGRWHQMGVMLSAAASLAWLAGVMETPAAALLAPLGERVDGPSPIKFLPYLDGERTPHNDAAASGAFVGLRGATGRSQIVQAVLEGVAFAARDNLAALSAAGGPLAEVDLVGGGSRSALWAQICADVLGIPVHRVEEGEVGAALGAARLGRLAATGEDAAAVCIRPRRLASFAPRSHVTAAYDEAYGQWRALYPALKESFK, encoded by the coding sequence GTGGATCTCGGACTGGACATCGGCACATCCGGTGTGAAAGCGGTGCTCGTGAATGAAGCCGGCGCGATTCTCGCGACGGCGACGCGCGAGTTGGCGCTGTCGCATCCGGTGCCGCTGTGGTCCGAGCAGGACCCGGATGCCTGGGTCGATGCGGCAATCGGCGCGGTGGACGATCTCGCCGCCCGCCATCCGCGCGAGGTTGCGAGGGTAGCCAGTATCGGCCTGTCGGGCCAGATGCATGGCGCGACGCTGCTCGACGAGGATGGCCGCCCGCTGCGTCCGGCGATCCTCTGGAACGATGGCCGCTCGCACGCCGAATGCACCATGCTGGAGCAGCGCTGTCCTTCGCTGCACACGATCGCCGGCAATCTGGCAATGCCCGGCTTCACCGCGCCAAAGCTGCTGTGGGTCGCGCGGCATGAGCCGAAAATCTTCGCGCGCGTCGCAAAGGTGCTGCTGCCCAAGGCCTATGTGCGCTATCGGCTCACAGGCGAGATGGTCGAGGACATGTCGGACGCGGCCGGCACGCTCTGGCTCGATGTCGGTCTGCGCCGCTGGTCGGCCCTGCTGCTGCATGCCACCGGGCTCGATCTGCACCACATGCCGCGTCTCGTCGAGGGCAGCGAGGTCAGCGCGATGCTCGCGCCGGACTACGCGCGGCGCTGGGGCATGGCGGGAGATGTCGTGGTCGCCGGCGGCGCCGGTGATAATGCCGCGAGCGCGATCGGGCTCGGCGCAATTGCGCCAGGCGATGCCTTCCTGTCGTTGGGAACGTCCGGTGTGCTGTTCCGGGTGACCGATCGGTTCGCCCCGGCGCCGGCATCAGCCGTGCATGCGTTCTGCCATGCGCTGCCCGGCCGCTGGCACCAGATGGGCGTGATGCTGTCGGCCGCGGCATCGCTGGCCTGGCTCGCGGGCGTGATGGAGACGCCGGCCGCCGCGCTGCTCGCGCCGCTCGGCGAGCGCGTCGACGGGCCGAGCCCGATCAAATTCCTGCCCTATCTCGACGGCGAGCGTACGCCGCATAACGATGCCGCGGCGAGCGGCGCCTTCGTCGGCTTGCGCGGTGCGACCGGTCGCAGCCAGATCGTCCAGGCCGTGCTGGAAGGCGTCGCCTTTGCCGCGCGCGACAATCTGGCGGCGCTGAGCGCGGCGGGCGGGCCGCTTGCCGAGGTCGATCTGGTCGGCGGCGGTTCGCGCTCAGCGCTGTGGGCGCAGATCTGCGCCGACGTGCTCGGCATTCCCGTCCACCGCGTCGAGGAGGGCGAAGTCGGGGCGGCGCTCGGGGCCGCACGACTCGGCCGGCTCGCCGCCACCGGCGAAGACGCGGCAGCGGTCTGCATCCGGCCGCGCCGGCTCGCGAGTTTCGCGCCCCGTTCGCATGTCACCGCGGCGTATGACGAGGCCTATGGGCAGTGGCGCGCACTTTATCCCGCATTGAAGGAGAGCTTTAAGTGA
- a CDS encoding LacI family DNA-binding transcriptional regulator, whose protein sequence is MAETLTAAALTLKDIAREAGVSLATVDRVLHNRPGVRPDTVRRVKAAIERNSFQPHVAAAELARGRARRFAFVMPSGPNPFMQQIEAYLGEMSAWLSARRLHVEMVATDVFDPSVLAGTLEGLSADYDGVAVVALDHPGVRAAINDLVDAGTKVVTLVSDVPSSRREHYVGIDNIAAGRTAGALVGRLTGQRSGKVAIVAGSQGLRDHAERIFGFNQVMASEFPDLSVLPVLEGRDDDDRSEQVLARLLGRHADIVGLYNVGAGTQGVAKALSDKALSDAGRDKVVFVGHDVTALTRRLLLQGVMDAAISQNPGHEARAAVRVLLALARGEPILREQEKIRIDIVMRDNLP, encoded by the coding sequence ATGGCCGAGACCCTCACCGCCGCCGCGCTGACGCTGAAGGACATCGCCCGCGAGGCGGGCGTCAGTCTCGCGACCGTGGACCGCGTCCTGCACAATCGCCCTGGCGTACGGCCGGACACGGTCCGGCGGGTCAAGGCGGCGATCGAGCGCAATTCGTTCCAGCCGCACGTCGCCGCCGCCGAACTTGCCCGCGGCCGAGCCCGGCGCTTCGCCTTCGTGATGCCCTCGGGGCCGAACCCGTTCATGCAGCAGATCGAGGCCTATCTCGGGGAGATGTCGGCCTGGCTCTCCGCCCGCCGCCTCCACGTCGAGATGGTCGCAACCGACGTGTTCGACCCGTCCGTGCTCGCAGGCACGCTGGAAGGGCTGTCGGCCGACTATGACGGCGTCGCCGTGGTCGCGCTCGATCATCCCGGCGTCCGCGCCGCGATCAACGATCTCGTCGATGCCGGCACCAAGGTCGTCACGCTGGTCTCGGATGTGCCGTCCTCGCGCCGCGAGCATTATGTCGGTATCGACAACATCGCCGCGGGGCGCACCGCCGGCGCGCTGGTCGGTCGGTTGACTGGCCAGCGATCCGGCAAGGTCGCCATCGTCGCGGGTTCGCAGGGCCTGCGCGACCATGCCGAGCGCATTTTCGGCTTCAACCAGGTGATGGCGTCGGAATTCCCCGATCTCAGCGTGCTGCCGGTGCTGGAAGGGCGCGACGATGACGACCGTTCGGAACAGGTGTTGGCGCGGCTGTTGGGCAGGCATGCTGACATTGTTGGCCTTTATAACGTTGGCGCCGGCACGCAAGGCGTCGCCAAGGCGTTGAGCGACAAGGCGTTGAGCGACGCCGGCCGCGACAAGGTTGTGTTCGTCGGGCACGACGTCACCGCGCTGACGCGCCGGCTGCTGCTCCAGGGTGTGATGGATGCCGCGATCTCGCAGAACCCCGGACATGAAGCCCGCGCCGCCGTGCGCGTGCTGCTGGCGCTCGCGCGCGGCGAGCCGATCCTGCGCGAACAGGAGAAGATCAGGATCGACATCGTGATGCGGGACAATCTGCCTTGA
- a CDS encoding GNAT family N-acetyltransferase, which yields MSLIVRDATLEDAGDVLAIYNYAALNTTAVWTDGPVDLESRREWISARQQAGYPVLVAMKGRDVVGFASFGDFRPLPGYRHTVENSVYVDERHHRAGIGRSLVAALIERAMALDKHTMIAGIEAANAGSLALHASLGFAEVARMPEVGCKFGRWLDLVFMQKRLASDVRP from the coding sequence ATGTCGCTGATCGTACGGGACGCTACGCTCGAGGATGCCGGAGATGTTTTGGCCATCTACAATTACGCCGCGCTCAACACCACGGCGGTCTGGACCGACGGTCCGGTCGACCTGGAGTCGCGGCGCGAGTGGATTTCCGCACGACAGCAGGCCGGCTATCCCGTGCTGGTCGCGATGAAGGGCAGGGATGTGGTGGGCTTCGCATCGTTCGGCGATTTCCGTCCCCTTCCAGGCTACCGCCACACCGTGGAGAATTCGGTCTATGTCGACGAGCGGCACCACAGGGCAGGTATCGGCCGCAGCCTGGTGGCCGCGCTGATCGAGCGTGCCATGGCGCTCGACAAGCACACCATGATCGCCGGCATCGAGGCCGCCAACGCCGGCTCGCTCGCGCTGCACGCCTCGCTCGGCTTTGCCGAGGTCGCCCGCATGCCGGAGGTCGGCTGCAAGTTCGGCCGCTGGCTCGATCTCGTCTTCATGCAGAAGCGACTTGCAAGCGACGTGAGACCATGA